One window of the Carassius auratus strain Wakin unplaced genomic scaffold, ASM336829v1 scaf_tig00023853, whole genome shotgun sequence genome contains the following:
- the LOC113078010 gene encoding protein SOGA1-like, translating into NSLKKRSARPNNKPDKKASPQPQEDSSDLKCQLHFAKEESALMCKKLTKMVKDNEAMREELAKYCSLYGEVDASLTVEEVADSPHTREAEVKVHLKLVEEEANLLSRRIVELEVENRGLRAEMDDMKIQDSPGGVSIMGGVGSHLLLSTSENVMELQRHLQFVEEEADLLRRSLIEMEEQNKLLMNELNHFKSELPTVTEIELSSSTAITSPTIIPGASEEEGSGQNEASHKELLAARLQITELNGKVKKLQYENRVLLSNLQRCDLASNQGSARPALETDAEAGDSAECVPMQVHREGPVGDEQNDILVEKNLNVSGTSHIHTAQCLSIKDLLAIRDQAQLVTSAIQLLTSPDPSCISPDTVYHKITTNESAEPVLLERSQTQSSMLPLMEVLHGRLKSLQAQLQALSERVDVLGQPSEREHVEGLSLMPLLSEAENPAANCSCPADAYFNHQKPDSRDLPDCEVKVHPCKAEEESNSHKDSNKVDEYVLKETNSDLLTEQVGELHALLSEAREKAQGAQEELSQEREERHNDTHKLSQLQEANQKALLRRDFQLQSLSLQTRLQQKLWSQERNLLVQESQQLKESLLLISLKLRWLLKQWRLGKKLDTESKDILEVNSVKDLCILLEEDGLSSHYGDNKMSAAEEQPLNATPKEHSLQQPSAFGSTVSDLKVALQDLSAELREERQSSQELTQQFARAKASWEVERLELKSIITQLEGKMGKASVAGGEKDSPDLKGALKKEREEHQHLLADSYAAVMDLTKQLQISEKNWSRERLELLEHFNQERSQWEQRLRDVQNKGTQSLHDKTSEKEISADAATSGSGLQRTKSVSSLSEFKSLLDTSLFLPGHKVSGVPECNVAQHQSTVPASILACTDLSDLNKKNWKYLTNDSAMLEKGDQFKTWDCPSTNSNSSFPGLELSKEYIQRSYTAPDKTGIRIYYSPPTVRRMERRPVKEKSQQDPQQGPSSWDGPMIGPSGQTAASAPLSSTSSSSYEQWLSSLSQQHRDLLEGRTGGSAPFHGLEMSGNLSDDMKEMTNCVRQAIRSSSLERKCSKDTGSQTVGVSNTGTQTAQFVSIGLQTDGPISTTRSLQGKAWSPRPSTSLSSARTRQISSSLEKVHSRIDRPCCSPKYGSPKLTRRVSTSSSKLETSSTSSRDRSVWNLHNRSGSQNGSAWARSTTTRESPVLSGLNDGLTSLFSVVEHPGSVESLWKASTCPGRQAAGKPSCPSIGIGLGEAGAQKYSLVQEFLRNVCGRTAPAGTIDEPKPECLPGALISTDNITKIVNKRFMKTQREEFVASGKDAVSSSSSNLEDSPCDCSSQTVTSCFARHSRSTTRHTHGQCKHPVQESPLGTEEQFDTSNE; encoded by the exons AACTCTTTGAAGAAGAGAAGTGCCAGACCAAACAACAAACCTGATAAAAAAGCATCGCCTCAG CCTCAAGAGGACAGTTCAGACCTAAAGTGCCAGCTTCACTTCGCCAAGGAGGAGTCAGCTCTAATGTGCAAGAAGCTCACAAAGATGGTGAAAGACAACGAGGCCATGAGGGAGGAACTGGCAAAGTATTGCTCTCTGTATGGAGAGGTTGATGCTTCACTTACTGTAGAAGAGGTTGCTGATTCTCCTCACACCCGGGAGGCTGAGGTCAAAGTTCACCTGAAACTCGTGGAAGAGGAGGCAAACCTTCTAAGCCGACGGATTGTAGAGTTGGAGGTGGAGAATCGCGGCCTTCGTGCCGAAATGGACGACATGAAGATCCAAGATTCCCCGGGTGGAGTTAGCATCATGGGTGGAGTCGGAAGTCACCTGTTGCTTTCCACATCTGAGAATGTGATGGAGCTACAGCGCCACCTACAGTTTGTGGAAGAAGAGGCAGATCTGCTGCGGCGCTCCCTGATAGAAATGGAAGAGCAGAACAAGCTCTTGATGAACGAGCTCAACCACTTCAAGTCTGAGCTTCCCACTGTCACCGAGATAGAGCTGTCATCATCCACAGCCATAACTTCACCCACGATCATTCCTGGTGCTTCTGAAGAAGAAGGATCTGGTCAAAATGAAGCCAGCCATAAAGAACTACTTGCTGCCAGGCTTCAGATCACAGAGCTGAACGGCAAAGTAAAAAAGCTCCAGTACGAGAACCGTGTGCTACTGTCCAACCTTCAACGATGCGACTTGGCCTCCAACCAGGGCTCCGCACGTCCAGCGCTGGAGACCGATGCTGAAGCAGGGGACTCGGCTGAGTGCGTCCCCATGCAGGTGCACCGCGAAGGTCCAGTTGGTGATGAGCAGAATGATATTCTGGTGGAGAAGAATCTGAACGTTTCAGGAACAAGTCACATTCATACTGCTCAGTGCCTCAGCATAAAAGACCTTCTCGCCATCCGTGACCAGGCACAACTTGTTACCTCAGCCATTCAGCTTCTGACGTCACCCGACCCCTCCTGTATCTCACCAGACACCGTCTATCATAAGATTACGACAAATGAGTCTGCGGAACCAGTTCTACTGGAGAGGAGCCAGACCCAAAGCTCCATGCTGCCCCTGATGGAGGTTCTTCATGGCAGACTGAAGTCCCTCCAGGCTCAGCTACAAGCACTCAGTGAGAGGGTCGATGTCCTGGGTCAGCCCTCAGAGAGGGAGCATGTGGAAGGGCTGTCCCTGATGCCCCTGCTGTCTGAGGCAGAAAACCCTGCAGCAAATTGCTCATGCCCTGCAGATGCTTATTTCAACCATCAGAAG CCTGACTCTAGAGACCTGCCAGACTGTGAGGTCAAAGTTCACCCATGCAAGGCAGAGGAGGAGAGCAACAGCCACAAAGACAGCAACAAAGTTGATGAATATGTCTTAAAGGAAACAAACTCAGATCTG CTGACAGAGCAGGTCGGTGAGCTGCACGCTCTGTTGTCTGAGGCGAGAGAGAAGGCTCAGGGAGCACAGGAAGAGCTGTCACAGGAGAGAGAGGAGCGCCACAATGACACACATAAACTCTCTCAG CTTCAGGAAGCGAATCAGAAGGCTCTCCTCCGTCGAGACTTTCAGCTGCAGAGTCTGAGTCTACAGACACGTCTGCAGCAGAAGCTATGGAGTCAGGAGAGAAACCTGCTGGTGCAGGAGTCACAGCAGCTCAAAGAGAGCCTCCTCCTCATCAGCCTCAAGCTGCGCTGGCTCCTCAAACAGTGGAGACTCGGCAAGAAACTAGACACCGAGAGCAAGGATATCTTAGAG GTTAACAGTGTCAAAGATCTCTGTATCCTGCTTGAGGAAGATGGCCTGTCTTCCCACTATGGCGACAACAAGATGTCAGCCGCCGAGGAGCAGCCACTCAATGCTACACCTAAAGAACACAGCCTACAG CAGCCTAGCGCTTTCGGAAGTACTGTCTCGGACCTGAAGGTGGCGCTGCAGGACCTGAGCGCTGAGCTGCGCGAGGAGCGTCAGAGTTCACAGGAGTTAACGCAGCAGTTTGCCCGTGCTAAAGCATCATGGGAAGTCGAACGGTTGGAACTCAAGAGCATTATCACTCAG ctGGAGGGTAAAATGGGAAAGGCATCTGTGGCTGGGGGTGAAAAGGATTCTCCAGACCTCAAGGGGGCGCTAAAAAAGGAGAGGGAGGAGCATCAACACCTGTTGGCGGACTCTTACGCTGCTGTGATGGACCTCACCAAACAGTTGCAGATCAGTGAGAAGAACTGGAGTCGAGAGAGGCTAGAGCTTCTGGAGCACTTCAACCAGGAAAGAAGTCAATGGGAACAGCGTTTACGAGATGTCCAAAACAAAGGCACTCAG TCTCTTCATGataaaacttctgaaaaagaaatCTCAGCAGATGCAGCCACCAGTGGTTCAGGACTGCAAAG GACCAAATCAGTTTCTTCCCTCTCTGAATTTAAGAGTCTGCTGGACACCAGTCTGTTCCTTCCTGGTCACAAGGTCAGTGGGGTACCAGAGTGCAATGTTGCACAGCATCAGTCTACTGTCCCTGCCTCCATTCTGGCTTGCACTGACTTAAGTGATCTAAATAAGAAGAATTGGAAGTACTTGACCAATGATTCTGCAATGCTGGAGAAGGGTGACCAGTTTAAGACATGGGACTGCCCAAGCACCAACTCTAACAGCAGCTTCCCAGGACTGGAGTTGAGCAAGGAGTACATCCAGAGAAGCTACACCGCACCAGATAAGACGGGTATTCGCATCTATTACAGCCCTCCGACTGTGAGGAGAATGGAAAGGAGGCCAGTCAAAGAAAAGTCCCAGCAGGATCCTCAGCAAGGACCATCATCTTGGGACGGACCCATGATAGGTCCATCAGGTCAGACTGCTGCATCTGCACCTTTGTCGAGCACTTCCTCATCCTCTTATGAGCAGTGGTTGAGTTCACTTTCACAGCAGCATAGAGACCTACTTGAAGGACGGACAGGAGGTTCTGCACCATTCCACGGACTGGAAATGTCAGGCAACCTTAGTGATGACATGAAGGAGATGACCAACTGTGTGCGACAGGCCATTCGTTCTAGTTCCCTGGAGAGGAAGTGCAGCAAAGATACTGGGAGCCAGACAGTTGGTGTTTCAAATACAGGAACACAGACAGCACAGTTTGTCAGCATTGGCCTACAAACTGATGGCCCCATTTCAACAACTAGAAGCCTTCAAGGCAAAGCATGGTCTCCCCGTCCATCCACCTCACTTTCTTCTGCACGCACCCGACAGATCTCTTCATCTCTAGAGAAAGTCCACAGTCGCATTGATAGACCATGTTGCTCACCGAAATATGGCTCACCTAAGCTTACCCGCAGGGTCTCCACCTCTTCCTCCAAACTCGAGACCTCGTCAACATCCTCAAGGGATCGCAGTGTATGGAATCTTCATAACCGTAGTGGATCTCAGAACGGATCTGCTTGGGCACGTTCCACCACTACCCGAGAAAGCCCAGTGCTTAGTGGCCTCAATGATGGTTTGACCAGTCTCTTCAGTGTGGTGGAACACCCTGGAAGTGTTGAATCTTTATGGAAAGCAAGTACATGCCCGGGGAGACAAGCTGCTGGGAAACCCTCTTGTCCTAGCATAGGAATTGGTCTGGGGGAAGCGGGAGCTCAGAAGTACAGCTTGGTCCAGGAGTTTCTGCGCAATGTTTGCGGCAGGACTGCACCAGCAGGGACCATTGACGAACCAAAGCCTGAATGCCTACCTGGAGCCTTAATCAGCACAGACAACATCACGAAGATCGTCAATAAGAGGTTtatgaaaacacaaagagaggagTTTGTAGCCAGCGGAAAGGATGCAGTGAGCTCAAGCTCTAGTAACCTGGAG GATTCACCTTGTGACTGCAGCTCACAAACTGTCACTTCCTGTTTTGCCCGCCACTCCCGCTCCACCACACGACATACCCATGGCCAGTGCAAACATCCAGTGCAAGAGTCACCCTTGGGAACTGAAGAACAATTCGATACCAGCAATGAATGA